The window TCTTGTGTATCAAAGTAATAGCCCTCAATTTCGAGTGTACTTGGCATCTACCGGGACATGAGTGTTCTCTGGCATAGGTGTTTTCGTGGAAGGAGTTTCGATGCATCCCGAATTCGGAACGCGTGGACTTACTGCTCGTGACTGGTGTTTGAGTCGGCGAGACACCGGGTGAGACAGAGTGCCTGCTCGGTATCGTCGGTAATCGCCCCCGCTGGCTGATTCGACGTTCCGGGGCTGACCGTCTCCCGGAGCGTGACCGTGGGCGCATTCGATCTCGGAAAATAACTCTAACTCGGCCGGGCAACCGGGGGCGTCACTAGAGGGGATGCTCAGTAAGACGTTCTCTACCTGCTGACTGTTGATACTGCGACCCACACTACCCGGTCGCAAAAGTGGTCCTAACGGTAGGAGGCCGATCTAAGCTCTTCTCAGTCTCCGTCTCGTAGTTCGCCACTGACCTCCACGAGGTGTTTTCGCTTCCGTCCCGTCACCTCACAGCTAGTTCACCCATCTCCCTCAACCTGATACTGAAGTCTCGAAAGCTGTCTCTCGACGGAAGACCATCTGTATCGGGAACTCGTCGCCACTCACATCGTACTCAGGAAGCCGCTGCAACTCGTCTGCAGGAGCACATGCAGTCAGTGCCAGTAAGTGTGCATCGAGCAGGTCGTCGACTCCTGCATCCTGCTCGGCCTGTTTCAAACTCTCCGCGAGCGAGCGCCAGTCATCCCTCTCGCATCTCTGGGCACTGAAACACCGATCCACGATCCCAACATGCCAAACAGCTATGTTCCAACACCTCCAGCAGTGGTCTATGTCGGGCGGTCCCATCGATATCGAGGAGTTCGAGAGCGCCGATGCCGACGAGTTCGACGAACGGACTGACACCGAGCGCATCGTGCTGTTTCTCGACGACCACGACGACCGAGCGTGGAAGGCGGCGACGATCGCAGAGCGACTCGGGCTAGATACAGACGCACTCAGTGCGATTCTCTCGCGATTGAAGGAGCGCGGTCTCGTGCGGCACAAGCGCCCGTACTGGGCGATCACTGACGATGCAGAACGGCTCCACGCTACGTATCGGCTCCATCGCCACTACGAGACTGCAGACGAACAGTACGGCGACGAGACGCTCGAAGCACTCAAGACAGACGAGATGGACGACGTACAGTGACCGCGTTCGCGGACCTGGACCGTGGTGACGTCGTCTGGGCGTATCGATCTCGATTCAAGAGTGGATCATCATTTCGCACAGTATTTTCATGCATTTCACTCCTAACACTCTTTACAGTGTCTGACGTAGCCTCACTCACCGATGTCGATCGATCGGGATACCTTCGAGAACACGAGCGAGGACGAACTCGCGGATCTTTCGATCACTGATCAGGTCCTCGGATTTCTCGTCGCCAACAGGGATCGGGCGTTCAAGGCCCGCGAAATCGCTACGCAGACTGGCGCCGACGAGGGGGCAGTCAGTACCGCCCTCTCGAGATTGAAGGATCGCGATCTCGTCGAACACAAGGCGACGTACTGGGCTGTAACCGACGACACCGAGCGACTGGAGGCGTACGGTAGGTACGAACGGGCAACCACCCTGTTCAACGAGCAACTCGGCACAGAGGATACAGATTCGTGGCGCAAGCATGCGCCGAGTGACCAGCACCCAAGCGTCGAGGACGAGCAGTGACCGACGACGACAGCCCGATCTTCGAACGGGGCGATGTCGTCTACGGTGACGATCCGTTCAAAGACGAGGAGGAGGCTCGACCGTGGCGTATCCTCTCGAACCACGAGGGACGGCCGTTCTACGGTGACCAGTACATTGCGGTGACGTTGATGACAAAATCGTGGATGGACGGACTCATCGCGATTCCTGCAGAGAGCTGGCTCCGTGGCGGGACGCCGGACGACAGCAGGATCGTTCCTTGGGGTGTCCAATCGATTGACAAAGAGGATATCGACTTCTGGCAGGGTCGTGTCGAGCGTAGCGTCGTCGACGAGGCGGTGGGTGGCTTGATCGAAGAACTCCAGTAATGCGATACGATTGCCCCTCGACTCTATTGCTCGTGCTAGTCGACTGGCTACGCTGACGCTGAAGTCTCGGGAGTGGTGAGTACCCTGCTGTGCGAACGGCTGAATCAATCCGCCGGGGGAATTCGATCGGTCACCGTACCTGTCGAAACGGGGTTCCCGATTCCGAGCGGTCAGTGATTCCTTCGTCAGGGGTTCTGCCGACCGGAGTTACCCTGACCGGACTTCCCGTTGTTCCCATCGCCTTCGCCACTCTCCGCACCGTCCACGGTCGGGAACGCCCCGGAGAGCCCAGGCAACGACTCGAACGTCCGAGTGGTCGTCGCCGTGGCACCCGGTTCGACAGAGAGCTCAGTCCCGTCGGAGAAGGACACCGTCTCTTCTGCGTCACCAGCGTTGTAGGCGACGTACGTTCGCGTCGTCCCGTCCCGGAACACGGAGTAGCACGCCGTATCGGCAGTCACGGTCGCATCGGGTGATCCGACGGCATCCAGCGTGTAAATCCAGTGGGCGGTGTGGGCACGCGACTCGCCGAAGTCACCAGCACTGTAGTCGGTGTCGTACCACTCACGCGCTTCCCCGGGATTCGAGAACGCCCGGAACTCCCAGAGCACGTCCGTGTACCAGCCGAGGTTGAAGCTCCCGTCGTAGCCGTCGTTCTCGAGCAACTCACGCCAGTTCGCCGCGGCGGCGTCGCTGTTCCACCCGAGGTACATCGAGTGACCGCCAACGGGCAGGTAGTTGATCGCGTGGATCGACTCGGGGTCCTGGTTGAACCACGTCGCGTACTTGTAGCCACGACCCCAGACCATCGCGGCGTAGTCGTAGTCCCACGTCTCGGGGAGGTTCTCGTCGGCGATGTCGAACCAGTACTCCAGGGATGCGTGGACCTCGTGGGTGTAGAGGTAGATGCCGGTGTCGCGGATCTCGTCGTCGCCGGTCAGTTCGCCCCAGAGGATCAGTGCGGCGTAGGCGTTGATCGCCTCCGAGGAGGACTCCTGGTTACAGCCGGCCGGGAGTTCGCCGCTGCCGGAAGCCCACGAGTGGCCCGCGTAGGGGCTGAAGGTCCGCAGGAACGGGAACCGGTCGTCGTCACGGTCCGGATTCGCGTAGTCGCGGACGAGCAGGTCGACGATCCCACCGTACGCGTTCTCGTCTGCCCACGAGGGATCGTCGCGTGCGAGTTCTGCGGCGGCTTTCACCCAGTAGCCGTAGTGGAAGTGGTGGTCGTTGAGGTCGGTGTCGGCACCGAAACTCATCGGCGCGCCGTTCAGCGTCCCCCACACGTCGTCGTACCAGAACAGGTCGGTCGCGGCGACCTCGCCGTCAGACTCGGCGGAGAACCACGTCTCCAGTTCCGCCCGCATCGCGTCGTGGAACCGATCTGCGGCCGCCTCGTCGCCGATCTGTTCGGCGATGGGTGCGAGTTGGAGGAGTCGCTCGAAGTTCTTCCCGTTCCAGTAGGTGCCGTCGCCCTGGAAGTCCCGGATGAGCGTCCCTTCGGACTCGACACTGTCGACGTGTTCCGAGAGGTTCGGGACGTCGGCCACGTCCGGAAGGAACGGCAGGACGCCACGGTACGGGAGTTCGGTCGTGAACCCCGACCCACTGAGGGCGGGCATCTCGCCGCGCGGGGAGACGTACGACCAGTCGTGCAGGTCGTCCGTGGTTCGCTTCGCCTGGTGGGGGTACAGCGCGGTCAGCGTCTCGTCGCCGTTGCCGTGTTTCGCGTCGAGTTCGAACGCGTAGTCGGTGACGACCGCCGACCGCTCCGCGTCGTACTCCCACGTGACGGTGGTGTCGGTGACGAAGGTGTACGCACACCGCCGGAAGGCGTTCAGCACGTCCGGTGACGCCTCGGGCAAGAGGGCGATCGAGGCGTAGCCTGCACCCTCGAGAGCCGAGGAGACGGAGTCTGAGCCGACGCCGTCCCAGGAGGCACCCGGCGGCGCGAACAGACCGTAGTGGGAGTCACCGATCGTCACGCCCAGAACGTGGCTTCGCTCGTGCCAGACGGAGACGTCGCCGTCGAAGGAGACGTCGAGACCACCGCCAGTCGTCTCGAGGTAGACGAACGGCGAACCCTGCGTGAGCGTCGCCTCCACGCTCGCGTCGCCGTCTGTCTGCCGGTACGTGACGGACCAGTCGCCGTAGTCGGCGACCTTCGCTGGCGTCTCTCCGGAGACGTCCGGGTGCGAGACGGTCAGATCCGGCGCGATGGGATTCGTACTGGCCTCGGGTTCGGCCGTCACCTCCGCGAAGTCGTCGGTCCGGGGGCCCCACGAGTAGGGCGCGTCGCCGACCTGCCATTCGTCGGGATAAGTGAGCGCGAGTCCCGAGTCGGTCACCCGCGCTGCGAGTGGGTGGACCCAGAGATTGTCCGAGAGCGGCCGCCACAGGAGCGTCGTCCACCAGTCGTTCGATGGGTACGGTGCCGAGAGGTCGTCCGTGGCGTAGATCTCTCGGGGTGCAGCACCGCCGTCTTCCGGTTGAATGTGTGCGATGCTGCCCGCACCGATCTGTTCGATGTCGGTACTCGCCGCGCCTGCCGTGACGGCTCCGCTCGCCGAGAGCACGCCGCTCGCGACGAGTCCCTTGAGCCAACTGCGTCTGGTCGTGGCTGTACTCGATGCGTCGATGGAGGGCTGTGTGTCGTCTGTCATGGTATGGGTTTTGGCCGTAGCGGTTCGCTACTGCCAGTCGACTGTGCCGACACGTTGTTTTATTAAAAAGTTTGTCGTAAATAAATGAAGCGTGTCTTGTAGTCGGCTACAGAACAAATATGTGACAGTACTGCTATCGGAATCGCAGGACTCTCGACCAGTCGAATGTAGATGACGCCTCTGTTATCTAGGGGACTCTCGATGCTCGACCGGGAGGAAACCACGATACTGGTCTGTGTGATTTGAAAGTGTCAAACTAACATAAACCGAACTACTGTATCTCGGAGACGACTGACTACCTGTTACCAGTGCCGAGTCGACGTTTCGCTGAACGCATGTATCGACGAGAACGGATCGAAGACAGACTCCAGAGTGAAGCCGTCACGTCGTGGCACACGCGGGGCGATATCCGTCTCGAAAGCACCCTAGTTCACGGCCTTCGACAGTTCCGCGCCGGCTTTGAACTTCACTTCGTTCGACGCGCCATCAGCAGTGGTCAGATGGAGGACCGGTGCGTCCAGCGGAAGATGGGTCAGCACGTATCCTCCGTCTTCACTCAGTTGCCGTCCACCCGGCTTCTTCCGGATGAACAAATCGGCCGTCTCCTTCCCTCCCTCGGAGAGCACGCCTCGCTCGACCAGTTCGTCGACAGGGCCCCTGTCGAGTCGCGCTCCGCGACGGCGTCGCATGACGATCCGACGACGGACATCGCCACCAGCCACATCCTCGAACGTCGCCCCGAGGTCAGAGAGGGCAGTGGTAGCGACACCGAAGACAGGCGCATCGTCCACCACCGACAAGACGGTACTCGACCCCTCGTACAGCGACGCGTCGTCGATGACCCACCCGCCCGTGTAGACGAGTTGGTCGTTACTCGCGGCCCGCCCGACGTAGAACAACGCAGGGAACGGGCGTGGACATCCCGGTGGCTGGACAGTCACTTGCGCGACAGTCACCCCGTTGACCCGCCCCTGCTGCGTCAGAACAGGCGGGACACCGTCCCCTCGTGCCCCCCACGACTGCATGTTTACTGGCTCGAACGGCTCACCTTCAGCCGGACACACCAGGACCGATGCCCCCTGCTCACCAGCAGGGTCGTTCGAGACGAGTAGCGTGCCATCGCTCGCTCGGTGCGCGACGAGCCCACCGCCCGTCGACACCGGCCCGGTCACCTCCGCGACGAAGTGCGGCGTCGTCCCGCACACCGCATCCGGGAATACCTCTCGGTCGTTGTCGTCACAATCGCCACCGCCATCCGGACCAGCCTTCGGCGCTCCCCAGGAGTAGACGCGACCCTCACCATCCAACTCGCCAGTGAGATACGAGAGCAGCCGCTCCGGTGTCACCGCCTCCTCGATACTCCCGTTCCCACCCGGAACCTCCGCGTCGGGCAAGCAGACCGTGAACCGCTCGGCGACCAT of the Salinirubrum litoreum genome contains:
- a CDS encoding MarR family transcriptional regulator; the encoded protein is MSGGPIDIEEFESADADEFDERTDTERIVLFLDDHDDRAWKAATIAERLGLDTDALSAILSRLKERGLVRHKRPYWAITDDAERLHATYRLHRHYETADEQYGDETLEALKTDEMDDVQ
- a CDS encoding MarR family transcriptional regulator; translation: MSIDRDTFENTSEDELADLSITDQVLGFLVANRDRAFKAREIATQTGADEGAVSTALSRLKDRDLVEHKATYWAVTDDTERLEAYGRYERATTLFNEQLGTEDTDSWRKHAPSDQHPSVEDEQ
- a CDS encoding type II toxin-antitoxin system PemK/MazF family toxin → MTDDDSPIFERGDVVYGDDPFKDEEEARPWRILSNHEGRPFYGDQYIAVTLMTKSWMDGLIAIPAESWLRGGTPDDSRIVPWGVQSIDKEDIDFWQGRVERSVVDEAVGGLIEELQ
- a CDS encoding glycosyl hydrolase, translated to MTDDTQPSIDASSTATTRRSWLKGLVASGVLSASGAVTAGAASTDIEQIGAGSIAHIQPEDGGAAPREIYATDDLSAPYPSNDWWTTLLWRPLSDNLWVHPLAARVTDSGLALTYPDEWQVGDAPYSWGPRTDDFAEVTAEPEASTNPIAPDLTVSHPDVSGETPAKVADYGDWSVTYRQTDGDASVEATLTQGSPFVYLETTGGGLDVSFDGDVSVWHERSHVLGVTIGDSHYGLFAPPGASWDGVGSDSVSSALEGAGYASIALLPEASPDVLNAFRRCAYTFVTDTTVTWEYDAERSAVVTDYAFELDAKHGNGDETLTALYPHQAKRTTDDLHDWSYVSPRGEMPALSGSGFTTELPYRGVLPFLPDVADVPNLSEHVDSVESEGTLIRDFQGDGTYWNGKNFERLLQLAPIAEQIGDEAAADRFHDAMRAELETWFSAESDGEVAATDLFWYDDVWGTLNGAPMSFGADTDLNDHHFHYGYWVKAAAELARDDPSWADENAYGGIVDLLVRDYANPDRDDDRFPFLRTFSPYAGHSWASGSGELPAGCNQESSSEAINAYAALILWGELTGDDEIRDTGIYLYTHEVHASLEYWFDIADENLPETWDYDYAAMVWGRGYKYATWFNQDPESIHAINYLPVGGHSMYLGWNSDAAAANWRELLENDGYDGSFNLGWYTDVLWEFRAFSNPGEAREWYDTDYSAGDFGESRAHTAHWIYTLDAVGSPDATVTADTACYSVFRDGTTRTYVAYNAGDAEETVSFSDGTELSVEPGATATTTRTFESLPGLSGAFPTVDGAESGEGDGNNGKSGQGNSGRQNP